One genomic window of Candidatus Methanomethylicota archaeon includes the following:
- a CDS encoding 50S ribosomal protein L18a: MSVKIYRVSGEVILRNGANMKFTLDIPGLKPEEAIERVYSNLSGIHRVKRGNVRIKNIEVINPKDTKNSLIQVLWREKINEED, encoded by the coding sequence ATGAGTGTGAAAATATATAGGGTAAGTGGCGAAGTAATTCTGAGAAATGGAGCTAACATGAAATTCACATTAGACATACCTGGATTGAAGCCTGAAGAAGCAATTGAAAGAGTCTATTCAAATTTAAGTGGAATACATAGAGTGAAAAGGGGGAATGTAAGGATTAAAAACATAGAAGTAATAAATCCAAAAGATACAAAAAATAGTTTGATACAAGTTTTATGGAGAGAGAAGATAAATGAAGAAGATTGA
- the rplJ gene encoding 50S ribosomal protein L10 — protein sequence MLKTIEKKIPKKVKKQKVLEELMELMKSNEIIAIASLKGLRARQLQEIRKILRNNGIYLKVAKNTLFKKAIEECSNDLKNIEALEKYLSEQNAFIFSNGNPFELALILEKNKVYMEAKAGDIAQNDIIVPAGNTGMTPGPIISKFNALKIPVKIEEGSIWITKDTIVAKKGDIISPDLADILKRLNIKPIEVKMRIKALYFNGRILGEEELKLNIEEYHQMIKDAVRNAYVIAIDAALPIPEVMVQVITKAARIARKIAAEIATPEPGIIKETLAIANSRALMLAMKLMQINPELKIIEGITMPAAASAAPSAEAKPKEEKKKEEKEEKEEEEIAEGLASLFG from the coding sequence ATGTTGAAAACCATTGAGAAGAAAATTCCGAAAAAAGTGAAGAAGCAAAAAGTCTTAGAAGAACTAATGGAACTAATGAAGTCCAATGAGATAATAGCCATAGCATCTCTAAAAGGGTTGAGAGCTCGTCAATTACAGGAAATACGTAAAATATTGAGAAACAATGGTATCTACTTGAAGGTAGCTAAAAACACTCTGTTCAAAAAAGCAATCGAAGAATGTTCAAATGATCTGAAGAACATAGAGGCTTTAGAGAAATACTTGTCAGAACAAAATGCATTCATATTTTCAAATGGAAACCCATTTGAACTTGCACTAATACTGGAAAAGAATAAGGTATATATGGAAGCAAAGGCAGGGGATATTGCACAAAATGACATAATAGTGCCAGCTGGAAATACTGGAATGACTCCTGGACCAATAATAAGTAAATTCAATGCATTAAAAATCCCAGTGAAAATTGAGGAAGGATCTATATGGATAACTAAAGATACCATAGTTGCCAAGAAGGGGGATATAATAAGCCCAGACTTAGCAGATATACTTAAAAGGTTGAATATAAAACCCATCGAGGTGAAGATGAGGATAAAAGCATTATACTTTAATGGAAGAATACTTGGAGAAGAAGAACTTAAACTAAATATCGAAGAATACCACCAAATGATAAAAGATGCCGTTAGAAACGCATACGTAATAGCCATAGACGCTGCACTCCCAATACCAGAAGTAATGGTTCAAGTAATAACTAAAGCTGCAAGAATTGCGAGGAAAATTGCAGCAGAAATCGCTACACCAGAACCGGGAATTATAAAGGAAACATTGGCAATCGCAAATAGTAGGGCATTAATGTTAGCTATGAAGCTCATGCAAATAAATCCAGAATTAAAAATTATTGAGGGAATAACAATGCCTGCAGCAGCCAGTGCAGCACCATCAGCTGAAGCAAAACCAAAGGAGGAAAAGAAGAAGGAAGAGAAGGAGGAGAAGGAGGAGGAAGAGATAGCAGAAGGACTAGCATCACTATTCGGATAA
- a CDS encoding translation initiation factor IF-6: protein MIERLSVYGSNNIGVFFSASDKYVLTPSNIPVKIMKIVEEVLGVKTVQINLCNSVLLGVLTVGNSNGILVPYYTPQEEIEYLRRELKELGVNIEPFPSKITALGNIILTNDYASIVSPDLNREEIKCIRDVLGVEVEKYTIAGYKVVGSVGVASNKGCIVHPMTTEEELKNISEILKVKVDVGTVNAGFPIVGVGIVANSKGILVGSSSTGPEIAQIERVLGGMI from the coding sequence TTGATAGAGAGACTATCGGTTTATGGAAGTAATAATATAGGGGTTTTCTTCTCAGCATCAGATAAGTATGTTCTAACACCATCAAATATACCAGTAAAGATAATGAAGATAGTTGAAGAAGTATTAGGGGTAAAAACAGTACAAATAAACTTATGCAACTCAGTACTCCTAGGAGTATTAACTGTTGGAAACTCCAACGGGATACTTGTACCATACTATACACCACAAGAAGAAATTGAATATTTAAGAAGGGAGCTAAAGGAGCTAGGAGTAAACATTGAACCATTCCCAAGCAAGATAACAGCACTTGGAAACATAATACTCACAAACGATTATGCCTCAATAGTAAGTCCAGACCTAAATAGAGAAGAAATTAAATGTATAAGGGATGTATTAGGTGTTGAAGTTGAAAAGTACACGATAGCAGGATATAAAGTGGTGGGATCTGTTGGAGTAGCAAGTAATAAGGGGTGCATAGTTCATCCAATGACCACTGAAGAGGAACTAAAAAATATAAGTGAGATATTAAAAGTTAAGGTGGATGTAGGAACAGTGAATGCAGGATTCCCCATAGTGGGGGTAGGGATAGTGGCCAACTCCAAAGGAATACTGGTTGGAAGCTCATCCACAGGACCGGAAATAGCACAAATAGAAAGAGTTTTGGGAGGGATGATATGA
- the rpl12p gene encoding 50S ribosomal protein P1: MEYVYASLLLHYAKKPIEEKSLRRILEAAGIEVDDVRLKAMVAALKEVNIDEAISAASTITPTVATMPAAASAAPSAEAKPKEEKKKEEKEEKEEEEIAEGLASLFG, translated from the coding sequence ATAGAATACGTATATGCAAGCCTCCTCTTACACTACGCTAAAAAGCCAATTGAAGAAAAGAGCTTAAGAAGGATACTAGAGGCAGCTGGCATTGAAGTGGATGATGTCAGATTGAAAGCTATGGTGGCAGCTTTAAAGGAAGTCAATATAGATGAAGCAATAAGTGCAGCCTCAACAATCACCCCAACAGTAGCAACAATGCCTGCAGCAGCCAGTGCAGCACCATCAGCTGAAGCAAAACCAAAGGAGGAAAAGAAGAAGGAAGAGAAGGAGGAGAAGGAGGAGGAAGAGATAGCAGAAGGACTAGCATCACTATTCGGATAA
- a CDS encoding DUF434 domain-containing protein codes for MNLEILKEAIIDMRYLLNRGYNRKTAADYVTSRYKLSKEERAIIFRAVYPDEQAKSRLKKLINIEEVAGNTLLIDGFNNIITIENALRGAILIKCDDGLIRDISYTSRKFKMTQYTEKAIMLIFETLRMCRAKESIFFFDEQISFSGEIASKIRQKMREEGVNGDARTSKRNDTEIISKGGIIASSDSLIMERANKIFDLAGYIINSKFKERILDITIFK; via the coding sequence ATGAATCTAGAAATACTGAAGGAAGCCATAATAGATATGAGATACTTACTCAATAGAGGGTATAATCGAAAGACTGCAGCAGACTATGTAACATCAAGGTATAAGTTAAGTAAAGAAGAAAGAGCTATAATATTTAGAGCAGTATACCCAGATGAGCAAGCAAAGAGTAGATTAAAGAAGTTAATCAACATAGAGGAAGTTGCTGGAAATACACTTTTAATAGATGGGTTTAATAATATAATTACCATAGAAAACGCATTAAGAGGAGCAATACTAATAAAATGCGATGATGGACTAATACGTGATATATCATACACGTCTAGAAAGTTCAAAATGACACAATATACTGAAAAAGCAATAATGCTGATATTTGAAACATTAAGAATGTGCAGAGCAAAAGAATCGATATTCTTTTTTGATGAACAGATAAGCTTCAGCGGTGAAATAGCATCAAAAATAAGGCAAAAAATGAGGGAAGAAGGGGTAAATGGAGATGCAAGAACATCTAAAAGGAATGATACTGAAATCATATCAAAAGGTGGGATAATAGCATCAAGTGATTCATTAATAATGGAAAGAGCTAATAAAATATTCGATCTTGCTGGATATATAATAAACTCAAAATTTAAGGAAAGAATACTCGATATTACAATATTCAAATAG
- a CDS encoding 50S ribosomal protein L1 yields MSSLEDKLRDAIEEAKKESKKRNFKQSVELIINLRDVDLKKPENRINEKVILPNQIGKEISVCVFGDGDFASKAKEAGAKAVISREALEKLASNKKELKKLAENYDVFIARADYMPLIGRHLGPILGPRNKMPEPIPPTGDIASAISKAQNTIWIRTRNQPLIQCIIGTEDMPTEKLLENALTVISKIREKFKSLRNIESIYIKTTMGKPVKITV; encoded by the coding sequence ATGTCATCACTGGAAGATAAATTGAGAGATGCAATAGAAGAAGCAAAGAAGGAGTCTAAGAAAAGGAACTTCAAACAATCCGTAGAGCTAATAATAAATTTAAGAGATGTTGACTTAAAGAAGCCGGAAAACAGGATAAACGAAAAGGTCATACTTCCAAATCAAATAGGGAAGGAAATAAGCGTATGCGTTTTTGGAGATGGAGACTTTGCATCAAAAGCTAAAGAGGCAGGGGCAAAGGCAGTTATTAGCAGGGAAGCATTGGAAAAGCTGGCATCAAATAAAAAGGAATTAAAGAAGTTGGCTGAAAATTATGATGTATTCATAGCTAGAGCAGACTACATGCCGCTCATAGGCAGACACCTAGGACCTATACTGGGGCCTAGAAATAAAATGCCCGAACCAATACCACCCACAGGAGACATAGCCTCAGCAATAAGTAAAGCACAAAATACTATTTGGATTAGAACTAGAAATCAACCATTAATACAATGCATAATTGGCACAGAAGACATGCCAACAGAGAAACTTTTAGAAAATGCATTAACAGTGATATCAAAGATAAGAGAAAAGTTTAAAAGCTTAAGGAATATTGAGTCAATATACATTAAGACCACCATGGGAAAACCAGTAAAAATCACTGTGTGA
- the alaS gene encoding alanine--tRNA ligase has product MKGNVDEYAIDYFKKNGFERKICKKCGNPFWTINHSKTTCGEAPCEPYDFLINPIMKKYSSLDDLRKTYLTYFEKNGHTIIDPYPVVARWRDDIYLTIASIAVFQPHITSGEADPPANPLVISQPCIRLVDIDDVGKSMKHLTIFEMAAHHAFNYPNKEIYWKDKTVELCHNFLTEIMNVDPMNITYKESWWEGGGNAGPCLEVCVGGLEIATLVFMMYKVIDDKYELMPMRIVDTGYGLERILWESQSKPTIFHSIYDEILNDVLSKSDIEDKSEMLRKYVYKSSMGDRQDYKTYGEYLNTIQGVFALLDYTKCLTFMLADGLVPSNSGGGYLARLLIRRALRLINTTKINLSLKDLIKLQIRKWGKTYRHIAEMEEEIYDMLNEEEEKYIATMKRGERIIQNIINEVKRKGANTIPSSKLIELYDSQGIPPEMVQEVAKKNDIKVEVPENFYSEVVKRHLKACGSGEKKELKISIEKYPPTKRIYYDDPYQFEFEAKVIGIEGNKIILDSTAFYPEGGGQPYDQGVITWNGGNAKIINVQKVGDVILHEVEGDKPPLGEIIHGFIDVERRLALMRSHTATHILVAALMKVLGKHIWQAGAQKDVYKNRLDVTHHKQLSDVEIEKVEEIANTYVLKNVDVKVYEMPRAEAERKYGVRIYQGGVVPGRNVRIVEIEGINVQACGGLHVKRTGEVGLIKILKCNKIQDGVLRLEFTCGLSSLKHIQNKEKLIKEATKILNTQEEHLIKNIEKLKGENEKVKLEYRQLWKKHIQEIILKNIIPNPIVYDHTKIFIAKFNDLTKEQMIEIGGEILKMEKEAMVIILNMNANFINYVVMMNEDLVDRGLNASIIAERISKILEGKGGGDKTIAQGYGKRIDRIAMIEEEVKKYIKELQKT; this is encoded by the coding sequence ATGAAAGGAAATGTTGATGAATATGCAATAGACTACTTTAAGAAAAATGGTTTTGAAAGGAAAATATGTAAAAAATGTGGAAATCCATTTTGGACCATAAACCATAGCAAAACAACTTGCGGGGAAGCACCATGTGAACCATATGATTTCTTGATAAATCCAATAATGAAGAAGTATAGTTCATTAGACGATTTGAGGAAGACATATTTAACATACTTTGAAAAAAATGGGCATACAATAATAGACCCATATCCAGTGGTGGCGAGATGGAGGGATGATATTTACTTAACCATTGCTAGCATAGCCGTATTTCAGCCACACATAACAAGTGGAGAAGCAGATCCACCTGCAAATCCACTGGTAATTTCACAACCATGTATAAGATTAGTTGACATTGACGATGTGGGAAAAAGCATGAAACATTTAACAATATTTGAAATGGCAGCCCACCATGCCTTCAACTATCCAAACAAGGAGATCTATTGGAAGGATAAAACCGTAGAATTATGCCACAACTTCCTAACGGAAATAATGAATGTAGATCCAATGAACATAACTTACAAGGAAAGCTGGTGGGAGGGAGGGGGGAATGCAGGTCCTTGTCTAGAGGTGTGTGTGGGAGGATTAGAGATAGCCACACTAGTATTCATGATGTATAAAGTGATAGATGACAAATATGAGTTAATGCCCATGCGAATAGTTGATACCGGATATGGACTTGAAAGGATATTATGGGAATCGCAAAGCAAACCAACTATATTCCATTCCATATACGATGAAATATTAAATGATGTTCTATCAAAGAGTGATATTGAAGATAAATCTGAGATGCTAAGGAAATACGTATATAAATCTTCAATGGGAGACAGACAAGACTATAAAACCTATGGAGAATACTTAAATACAATACAAGGGGTATTTGCATTACTAGACTATACCAAATGCTTAACATTCATGCTTGCAGACGGCCTTGTACCATCAAACTCAGGGGGAGGATATCTGGCAAGACTCCTTATAAGAAGAGCCTTAAGATTAATCAACACAACGAAAATAAATCTTTCACTAAAAGATCTAATTAAACTTCAAATAAGGAAATGGGGAAAAACGTACAGACACATAGCAGAAATGGAGGAGGAAATATATGACATGTTAAACGAGGAGGAGGAGAAGTATATTGCCACGATGAAGCGTGGGGAAAGGATAATTCAAAACATAATAAATGAGGTAAAAAGGAAGGGTGCAAATACAATACCATCATCAAAACTCATAGAACTCTATGATTCCCAAGGGATACCACCAGAAATGGTTCAAGAAGTTGCAAAGAAGAATGATATTAAAGTAGAAGTGCCTGAGAACTTTTACTCAGAAGTGGTTAAAAGGCACTTAAAAGCATGTGGAAGTGGAGAAAAGAAGGAATTGAAAATAAGCATTGAAAAGTATCCTCCAACTAAAAGGATATATTATGATGACCCATATCAATTTGAATTTGAAGCAAAGGTCATAGGGATTGAAGGAAACAAAATAATACTAGATTCCACAGCATTCTATCCTGAAGGGGGAGGACAACCTTACGATCAAGGGGTAATAACATGGAATGGAGGAAATGCAAAGATAATAAATGTACAAAAGGTGGGAGATGTAATTCTACATGAAGTAGAAGGAGATAAACCGCCCTTAGGAGAAATTATACATGGATTTATAGATGTTGAAAGAAGATTAGCGTTGATGAGAAGCCATACAGCCACACATATACTGGTAGCTGCACTAATGAAAGTATTAGGAAAACACATTTGGCAAGCTGGAGCACAAAAAGACGTATACAAAAATCGTTTAGACGTAACTCATCATAAACAGTTAAGCGATGTGGAAATAGAGAAGGTTGAAGAAATTGCCAACACTTACGTTTTAAAAAATGTTGATGTTAAAGTGTATGAAATGCCTAGAGCTGAAGCAGAAAGGAAATATGGAGTAAGAATCTATCAGGGGGGCGTAGTGCCTGGAAGGAATGTGAGGATAGTGGAAATAGAGGGAATAAACGTTCAAGCATGCGGAGGATTACATGTAAAGAGGACAGGTGAAGTGGGATTAATAAAGATATTAAAATGCAATAAAATTCAAGATGGAGTCCTGAGGCTTGAATTCACATGTGGACTATCATCACTAAAACATATACAAAACAAGGAGAAACTAATAAAAGAGGCTACAAAGATCTTAAATACACAAGAAGAACATCTAATTAAAAACATTGAAAAGCTAAAGGGTGAAAACGAAAAAGTGAAATTAGAATACAGACAGCTCTGGAAGAAACATATACAAGAAATTATATTGAAAAACATTATTCCCAATCCAATAGTATACGACCATACAAAAATATTCATAGCGAAATTCAATGACCTCACAAAAGAACAGATGATAGAAATTGGTGGGGAAATCCTAAAAATGGAGAAGGAGGCAATGGTTATAATATTAAATATGAATGCCAACTTCATTAATTATGTAGTAATGATGAATGAAGATTTAGTGGATAGAGGGTTGAATGCATCCATAATTGCGGAGAGGATATCAAAAATATTAGAAGGGAAGGGCGGGGGAGATAAAACCATAGCACAAGGATACGGCAAAAGAATAGATAGAATCGCCATGATAGAAGAGGAAGTGAAGAAATATATTAAAGAGTTGCAGAAAACTTAG
- the ftsY gene encoding signal recognition particle-docking protein FtsY, producing the protein MFSKLKNAIKQIIEIVSTKTLSKEELEPILFEWKMQLVSCDVAYTVAEYLEKRILETLTGSKIPRNEDPATRVRECIKKAIMDILVEAGEMDLEEEISRRIRSGETPVKIVFVGVNGSGKTTTIAKLAFKLKEKNINSVLACSDTFRAGAEEQLAIHANRIGVKMIKHTYGADPAAVAYDAVKYAQAHKIPVVLIDTAGRMHTDKDLMMELTKIIRVINADYTIFIGDALTGNDALNQAETFNKYVGISGSIITKVDADVRGGVALSIMFATKKPILYIGTGQKYTDLVKFDGNWLIQKIVE; encoded by the coding sequence TTGTTCAGCAAACTCAAAAACGCAATAAAACAAATAATTGAAATAGTATCCACAAAGACACTATCAAAGGAAGAATTAGAACCAATACTATTCGAGTGGAAAATGCAATTAGTAAGCTGTGATGTAGCATATACAGTTGCAGAATACTTGGAGAAGAGAATACTTGAAACATTGACAGGCTCAAAAATCCCAAGAAACGAAGACCCAGCAACGAGGGTAAGGGAGTGTATAAAGAAAGCAATAATGGATATACTTGTAGAAGCAGGGGAAATGGATTTAGAAGAGGAAATTAGTAGGAGGATTAGAAGTGGAGAAACACCAGTAAAAATAGTCTTCGTAGGAGTAAATGGTAGCGGTAAAACTACCACCATAGCAAAACTTGCATTCAAACTTAAAGAGAAGAATATAAACTCTGTTCTCGCATGTAGCGACACATTTAGAGCTGGAGCTGAGGAGCAACTGGCTATACACGCAAATAGAATTGGAGTGAAAATGATAAAACACACCTACGGAGCAGATCCAGCGGCAGTAGCTTATGATGCTGTGAAATATGCACAAGCACATAAAATACCAGTAGTACTAATAGACACAGCTGGAAGAATGCATACAGACAAAGATCTAATGATGGAATTAACAAAGATAATTAGAGTCATCAACGCAGACTACACAATATTCATTGGAGATGCACTAACAGGCAATGATGCACTAAACCAAGCAGAAACCTTCAACAAATATGTGGGTATAAGTGGATCAATAATAACGAAGGTGGATGCAGATGTAAGAGGCGGAGTAGCCCTATCAATAATGTTTGCAACAAAGAAACCAATACTATACATTGGAACAGGACAAAAATACACAGATTTAGTTAAATTCGATGGAAACTGGTTAATACAAAAAATAGTAGAATAA
- a CDS encoding protein translocase SEC61 complex subunit gamma: MSSFRESIKRIIRLSRKPTWEEYSLTIRICILGLLILGGYGFIIQLISLVLQALPR, from the coding sequence ATGAGCAGCTTCAGAGAATCCATTAAAAGGATCATAAGACTATCTAGGAAACCAACATGGGAAGAATACTCATTAACCATAAGAATATGCATACTAGGACTTCTGATACTCGGTGGATATGGATTCATAATACAGTTAATATCACTAGTTTTACAAGCATTACCAAGGTGA
- a CDS encoding DNA-directed RNA polymerase subunit H, translating into MSKKFSIFDHVLVPQHILLSKKEAEEVLKQLGVKPHQLPYIRVSDPAARALGAKRGDIIKIIRKSPTAGTTIVYRYVVPG; encoded by the coding sequence ATGAGTAAAAAGTTTTCCATTTTTGATCATGTTCTTGTGCCACAACACATACTATTAAGTAAGAAAGAAGCTGAGGAAGTTTTAAAACAACTCGGTGTAAAACCTCATCAATTACCATACATACGTGTTAGTGATCCAGCTGCAAGAGCTTTGGGGGCTAAGAGGGGGGATATAATAAAGATTATCAGGAAGAGTCCTACAGCAGGAACTACGATAGTATATAGGTATGTGGTTCCAGGGTGA
- the pfdA gene encoding prefoldin subunit alpha — protein sequence MKKIDRKEVEEEVGRLYAQITTLNSIADALKEQSEILQRQIIDTQLALETLNEISKLEKNHKVILPLGSQIMVDAVIVDNENAYVNVGSNIIIKKPNKEVIEILEKRMEALQKQQMEIQQKLTETLSGIEYLQNQLNTLIQQLREKGT from the coding sequence ATGAAGAAGATTGATCGAAAAGAGGTTGAAGAAGAAGTTGGCAGACTATACGCACAGATAACCACACTAAATTCAATAGCAGACGCATTAAAGGAGCAGAGTGAAATCTTACAAAGACAGATAATAGACACCCAACTCGCGCTGGAAACTTTAAATGAAATAAGTAAACTGGAAAAAAATCATAAAGTTATACTGCCACTAGGATCACAAATAATGGTTGATGCAGTAATAGTGGACAATGAAAATGCATATGTAAACGTAGGCTCCAACATAATAATCAAAAAACCAAATAAAGAGGTAATAGAAATACTTGAGAAGAGAATGGAAGCCCTACAAAAACAGCAAATGGAAATACAGCAGAAATTAACAGAAACATTAAGTGGAATAGAATACTTACAAAATCAATTAAACACATTAATACAACAATTGAGAGAAAAAGGCACTTAA
- a CDS encoding transcription elongation factor Spt5, with protein MAPYYTIRTTAGQENNVALLIEARAKAADMGVLSIIVPKDINGFIFIEVTHATKIMNAISGIRHVKGWIPGVVNIEEIEKFLIQKPPLEGLNVGDIVEIVSGPFRGMTGKITKINAEKEEVTLELLEVTYTLPITINADAVRKASKT; from the coding sequence ATGGCGCCATACTACACTATTAGAACAACCGCTGGACAAGAAAACAATGTTGCATTACTAATAGAAGCAAGAGCAAAAGCTGCAGATATGGGGGTACTCTCAATAATAGTGCCAAAAGACATCAATGGATTCATATTCATAGAAGTAACTCATGCCACGAAAATAATGAATGCAATAAGTGGAATAAGACATGTAAAGGGGTGGATTCCAGGAGTTGTAAACATAGAGGAAATAGAGAAATTTCTAATTCAAAAACCACCACTAGAAGGATTAAATGTGGGAGATATCGTTGAGATAGTAAGTGGCCCATTCAGAGGTATGACTGGTAAAATAACAAAGATAAATGCGGAGAAAGAGGAAGTGACATTGGAATTATTGGAGGTAACGTATACATTGCCAATAACAATAAATGCTGATGCCGTAAGGAAAGCTTCAAAAACTTAA
- a CDS encoding 50S ribosomal protein L11, with amino-acid sequence MKSTKSFTFLVEGGKATGGPPIGPSLGPLGINVMQVVNEINEKTKEFLGMRVPVTVTVDVETKKFSVEVGIPTTAALILREIKAEKGSGTPHANKVGNLTIQQAIKIAKIKRPQLLAKTLKAAVKEILGTCVSMGVTVEGKDPRIVQKEIDEGKYDKIFEEAER; translated from the coding sequence ATGAAGAGTACTAAAAGCTTTACATTCCTGGTTGAGGGGGGGAAAGCTACAGGAGGACCCCCCATAGGCCCATCCCTAGGACCTCTGGGAATAAATGTAATGCAAGTGGTAAATGAGATAAATGAGAAAACAAAGGAGTTTCTTGGGATGAGAGTTCCAGTCACGGTAACTGTAGATGTTGAAACAAAGAAGTTTTCCGTAGAAGTTGGAATACCAACAACAGCAGCCCTAATACTTAGAGAGATAAAAGCAGAGAAGGGGTCTGGAACACCACACGCAAATAAGGTTGGAAATTTAACAATACAACAGGCTATAAAAATAGCAAAAATAAAAAGGCCACAACTATTGGCAAAAACACTTAAAGCAGCTGTAAAGGAGATTTTAGGAACATGTGTGAGTATGGGAGTCACAGTGGAGGGGAAAGACCCACGAATCGTTCAAAAGGAAATAGATGAAGGGAAGTATGACAAAATATTTGAGGAGGCTGAAAGGTAA
- the argF gene encoding ornithine carbamoyltransferase: protein MSLKGRDLLTLQEFTTEELWKLLKLAEKMKMEYYSGERVKEVLKGKTLAMIFQKPSTRTRVSFEVAMHQLGGKALYLSWNELQLGRGETISDTAKVLSRYVDGIMARVYRHIDLEEMARAATIPVINGLSDLHHPCQALSDVFTMYEKKGYLKGIRVAFIGDGSNNVCSSLIIASTKFGIHVNVASPKDYMPRQDVMKIAEINSIESGSTVNLYTSPEEAVKNVDFIYTDVWVSMGQEEESEKRMKVFAPYQVNKKLLSYSPKAMVMHCLPAHRGLEITDEVIDSENSIVWDQAENRLHVQKAILASLL, encoded by the coding sequence ATGTCACTCAAAGGTAGAGACCTCTTAACATTACAAGAATTCACAACCGAGGAATTATGGAAACTATTAAAATTAGCAGAAAAGATGAAGATGGAATATTACTCTGGGGAGAGAGTAAAGGAAGTTTTGAAGGGGAAAACTTTAGCAATGATATTTCAGAAACCATCAACAAGGACAAGAGTATCCTTCGAAGTGGCAATGCATCAATTGGGTGGAAAAGCATTATACCTAAGCTGGAATGAACTACAACTTGGTAGGGGGGAAACAATAAGCGATACAGCAAAAGTCCTCAGTAGATATGTGGATGGTATTATGGCAAGGGTATATAGGCACATAGACCTAGAAGAGATGGCCAGAGCAGCCACAATACCAGTAATAAATGGTTTAAGCGATCTACATCACCCATGCCAAGCACTATCAGATGTATTTACAATGTACGAGAAGAAGGGGTATTTAAAGGGGATTAGAGTAGCATTCATTGGAGATGGCTCAAACAACGTATGTAGCTCACTAATAATAGCATCCACAAAATTTGGAATACATGTAAACGTAGCATCACCAAAGGACTACATGCCCAGACAAGATGTAATGAAAATAGCTGAAATAAACTCCATTGAAAGCGGATCCACAGTAAACTTGTATACATCACCGGAGGAAGCTGTGAAAAATGTGGACTTCATATACACAGACGTATGGGTAAGCATGGGACAAGAGGAGGAGAGTGAGAAAAGGATGAAAGTATTCGCACCATACCAAGTGAATAAAAAATTGTTGTCATATTCTCCAAAGGCAATGGTGATGCACTGCTTACCAGCACACCGCGGCTTAGAAATAACTGATGAAGTCATTGATTCAGAAAACTCAATAGTTTGGGATCAAGCTGAAAACAGGCTACATGTACAAAAAGCAATACTAGCATCACTACTATAA